In Bacteriovorax stolpii, a single genomic region encodes these proteins:
- a CDS encoding DUF4360 domain-containing protein, with protein sequence MTNKKLLGLCLSLMTLSSVAMADLNDIKLGVPGYGGNGCPANSASVTLSEDAKSLSIIFDQFIVEAGGMNKQTERKTCNIAIPVHVPQGYSVSVIDVDYRGYVSLPSQASARLTAEYFLAGSLGPRFDKTFLGRTDTDYTFKNVIGINAQVWSPCGADTILRVNAAMLVKTNRYMDEAMATVDSADFKAGILYQLQWRRCSL encoded by the coding sequence ATGACAAACAAGAAACTTCTGGGACTCTGTCTTTCACTTATGACTCTTTCATCTGTGGCCATGGCCGATCTTAACGACATCAAGCTTGGTGTTCCAGGATATGGCGGGAACGGGTGTCCAGCTAACTCTGCTTCTGTTACACTAAGTGAAGACGCAAAATCACTTTCAATCATCTTTGATCAGTTTATTGTTGAAGCTGGAGGGATGAACAAACAGACAGAGCGAAAAACCTGTAATATTGCCATTCCAGTTCACGTGCCACAAGGATACAGCGTTTCAGTTATCGACGTCGACTACCGCGGGTACGTTTCACTTCCATCACAGGCCTCTGCGCGCCTTACTGCTGAATACTTCCTGGCCGGATCTCTGGGACCTCGCTTCGATAAAACTTTCCTAGGCCGCACAGATACAGATTACACATTTAAAAACGTGATCGGGATCAACGCGCAAGTTTGGTCACCATGTGGAGCTGACACAATTTTACGTGTAAACGCGGCGATGCTGGTAAAGACAAACCGTTACATGGATGAAGCGATGGCAACTGTGGACTCTGCTGACTTTAAAGCGGGGATTTTATACCAATTGCAATGGAGAAGATGTTCTCTATAG
- the phnE gene encoding phosphonate ABC transporter, permease protein PhnE, producing the protein MKQKTHKTPNKYVQSFKAYVLDTLAWAYMALVAYKVIYEKIIIDERYPEFTWNQPLLALYIGLAIAAVLFFTKFSLGRGMFGLLKYDENESPTSQPFAWIGYLLILLTFITGFYSSQVSLKEFLSESGLEGAKRIFKALFNPNWGIFEEGLFAAIETIYMAFIATAVAIPIAFLLGFFAARNLMNSNPVLFFCYNALRAFLNISRSIEPLVWAIIFSVWVGIGPFSGMLALCIHSIASLTKQYSEQIESIDDGPIEAITATGAHPIQIVWFGVVPQIVLPYLSYTIYRWDINVRMATVIGLVGGGGIGNLLMQYQGQARWNEVGMLVILIAAIVWTMDWASSKLREALK; encoded by the coding sequence ATGAAACAAAAAACGCACAAAACACCAAACAAATACGTTCAAAGCTTTAAAGCTTACGTTCTTGATACATTAGCATGGGCCTACATGGCACTTGTCGCTTATAAAGTTATTTACGAGAAGATCATTATTGATGAGCGCTACCCAGAGTTCACATGGAACCAGCCGCTACTCGCTCTTTATATTGGTCTGGCCATTGCGGCAGTATTATTCTTTACAAAATTCTCTCTAGGTCGCGGAATGTTCGGACTACTAAAGTACGACGAAAACGAAAGCCCGACGTCTCAACCGTTTGCATGGATTGGATACCTGCTTATCCTTTTAACATTCATTACGGGTTTCTACTCTTCTCAGGTGTCACTAAAAGAATTCCTTTCTGAAAGTGGTCTTGAAGGAGCTAAACGTATCTTTAAAGCACTTTTCAACCCGAACTGGGGAATCTTTGAAGAAGGTCTATTCGCAGCGATCGAAACAATCTACATGGCATTCATTGCCACTGCAGTGGCTATTCCTATCGCTTTCCTATTAGGATTTTTCGCAGCAAGAAACCTTATGAACTCTAACCCAGTTCTATTCTTCTGCTACAACGCTTTAAGAGCTTTCTTAAACATCTCTCGTTCTATCGAGCCACTAGTCTGGGCGATTATCTTCTCTGTCTGGGTTGGTATCGGACCTTTCTCAGGGATGCTTGCTCTTTGTATCCACTCAATTGCTTCACTTACTAAACAGTACTCTGAGCAAATTGAATCAATCGACGACGGTCCAATTGAGGCGATCACTGCAACAGGTGCTCACCCAATCCAGATCGTATGGTTCGGGGTTGTACCTCAAATCGTTCTTCCATACCTTTCATACACGATCTACCGTTGGGACATCAACGTTCGTATGGCGACAGTCATCGGTCTTGTTGGTGGTGGTGGTATCGGTAACCTTCTAATGCAATACCAAGGTCAAGCACGTTGGAATGAAGTAGGTATGCTGGTTATCCTGATTGCTGCTATCGTTTGGACGATGGACTGGGCCTCTTCTAAGCTTCGCGAAGCTCTAAAGTAA
- a CDS encoding substrate-binding periplasmic protein: MVKPLSLILCLILSFSLQAKDKVISMRSDIWCPYACDPKSDHPGFMVEIAREVFKKKGYTIDYDVMNWARVLSDVKIGEYDAVIGASRADVREFVIPQVPTGILVNYFWALKDSRWSYKDEGSLDYVSVGTVNDYSYGDEIDKLVKKKHKSIKEVSGESPLLRLIQMTESGRLMAFVENPLVLGYNMKKLNKDKKIFKAVSKNLANDPDLFIAFSPSNPKSKEYAKILDEGMEELRKSGKLKEILLRYGLSDWAG, translated from the coding sequence ATGGTTAAACCACTCTCTCTTATCCTTTGTCTGATTTTAAGTTTTTCTTTGCAGGCCAAAGATAAGGTGATTTCTATGCGCTCTGATATCTGGTGCCCTTATGCCTGTGATCCAAAATCCGACCACCCGGGATTTATGGTGGAAATCGCCCGTGAAGTGTTTAAGAAAAAAGGCTATACGATTGACTACGATGTAATGAACTGGGCGCGCGTTCTCTCTGATGTAAAAATCGGAGAGTATGATGCCGTCATTGGCGCCAGCCGCGCAGATGTGAGAGAGTTTGTGATTCCTCAGGTTCCCACTGGTATCCTAGTGAATTATTTCTGGGCACTTAAAGACAGCAGATGGAGCTACAAAGATGAAGGCTCTTTGGATTACGTATCCGTAGGAACCGTCAACGATTACAGCTATGGCGACGAAATTGATAAGCTGGTTAAGAAAAAACACAAATCGATTAAAGAAGTTTCTGGAGAGTCTCCATTATTGAGATTGATTCAGATGACAGAGTCTGGAAGGCTCATGGCCTTTGTGGAAAATCCACTCGTGCTTGGCTACAACATGAAAAAGTTAAATAAAGATAAAAAGATCTTTAAAGCAGTCAGTAAAAACCTGGCAAATGACCCCGATCTTTTTATCGCTTTTTCTCCGTCCAACCCCAAGTCTAAAGAGTATGCAAAGATTTTGGATGAGGGGATGGAAGAGTTAAGAAAGAGCGGTAAATTAAAAGAGATACTTCTACGATATGGCCTGAGTGATTGGGCCGGATAG
- a CDS encoding helix-turn-helix domain-containing protein gives MNETTSEHSHSSFSVNQELRRMTAAYLDKHPGLTLNALAQRSGVPATTMRRLMQEEQRSELAPHTVLALTSYLLKERKISKILKLVEGPIADLLNKCFDQFIFDEKSSTHEMSADLNTVFQDKFCYLIYKMAANKNGTSIDDVKNAFGLVGLRKLIDLIDKNWILKNDKDERLHAREKNFSVDLALAHELSHALVDLYKPCDVKSGLNLFYSLSEGMSEEGIKKIKEIEKDAVKKIYDVMNTESLQGDLPYFALIVSDVMGPTPLNEANTGVLQ, from the coding sequence ATGAATGAAACAACTTCAGAACATTCACATTCATCTTTCTCAGTTAACCAGGAGCTCAGACGCATGACTGCGGCTTACCTGGATAAACACCCGGGCCTGACACTCAATGCCCTGGCACAACGAAGTGGAGTTCCGGCCACGACGATGAGACGACTCATGCAGGAGGAGCAACGAAGCGAGCTTGCTCCTCACACTGTTTTGGCCCTTACCTCTTACCTATTAAAAGAAAGAAAAATCTCAAAAATCTTAAAACTTGTAGAAGGCCCAATCGCCGATCTGCTCAATAAATGTTTTGATCAATTTATCTTTGATGAGAAATCTTCAACACATGAAATGAGCGCAGATTTAAATACGGTGTTTCAAGATAAATTCTGCTACCTGATCTATAAAATGGCCGCCAACAAAAATGGAACGAGCATTGATGATGTCAAAAATGCTTTTGGCCTGGTGGGATTGAGAAAACTCATCGACCTCATCGATAAAAACTGGATCTTAAAAAATGACAAAGATGAGAGGCTTCACGCCAGAGAAAAAAATTTCTCAGTCGACCTTGCCCTGGCCCACGAACTAAGCCACGCCTTGGTTGATCTCTATAAACCATGTGACGTAAAAAGTGGTTTAAACCTTTTCTACTCGCTTTCTGAAGGCATGAGTGAAGAAGGAATCAAAAAAATAAAAGAAATTGAAAAAGATGCCGTCAAAAAAATTTATGATGTAATGAATACCGAATCCCTTCAAGGGGATCTTCCCTATTTCGCCCTCATCGTCTCAGACGTCATGGGCCCAACGCCTTTAAATGAAGCCAATACAGGAGTGCTCCAATGA
- a CDS encoding DUF4360 domain-containing protein, giving the protein MKTLITALSFLSLTTATSLYAADFKLQNIRVGGVGCPSELTTIVLAPDASSASLIFSQFESRVPVLNAGPKVSRNISTLNCNIFLDVKVPAGVKLDALEVAYDMRGFTTLDRGVQGSFKSFLVSKSGLGTESVGSRNPETLAERSWFNTFSNQEEDFTVSALKSIAIPSQCARGSATDIVSIRLQHTLSSQILAGFESQSQGSITMDTSDIKGGLRLRALTSSCGSQPQTQPGRNCRLVRVGGRTQQVCI; this is encoded by the coding sequence ATGAAAACATTAATCACAGCACTGTCTTTTCTTTCACTCACGACTGCCACATCTTTATATGCGGCCGACTTTAAACTGCAAAACATTCGCGTAGGTGGTGTTGGTTGCCCAAGTGAACTAACAACTATTGTTCTTGCTCCAGACGCGAGCAGCGCCAGTCTAATTTTTTCTCAATTTGAATCGCGCGTTCCTGTTTTAAATGCCGGGCCAAAAGTATCGCGCAACATCTCCACTCTTAACTGTAATATTTTTTTAGATGTTAAAGTCCCAGCGGGTGTCAAACTCGATGCTTTAGAAGTCGCTTACGATATGCGCGGCTTTACGACATTAGACAGAGGTGTTCAGGGAAGCTTTAAAAGTTTTCTCGTAAGTAAATCAGGTCTGGGAACAGAATCAGTGGGGAGCAGAAACCCTGAAACGCTGGCCGAAAGATCGTGGTTTAATACTTTTTCTAATCAGGAGGAAGATTTTACAGTGTCTGCTTTAAAATCCATTGCCATTCCTTCACAGTGTGCCCGTGGATCGGCGACAGATATCGTTTCAATCAGGCTACAACATACATTAAGTAGCCAAATCCTCGCTGGTTTTGAATCCCAGTCTCAGGGAAGTATTACAATGGATACCTCTGATATTAAAGGTGGGCTAAGACTTAGAGCGCTCACTTCATCGTGTGGTTCGCAGCCACAAACTCAACCAGGGAGAAACTGTCGGTTAGTCAGAGTTGGCGGGCGCACACAACAAGTTTGTATCTAA
- a CDS encoding PhnD/SsuA/transferrin family substrate-binding protein, which yields MTQFPDVEQKVKVLKITDKIPNDPFVFRKGIDPAITTKIVAALNKYLSTEEGKTTFKNIYAIDGIVPASNKDYDSLRAVIKAANVDVGALVK from the coding sequence ATGACTCAATTCCCAGACGTTGAGCAAAAAGTAAAAGTTCTAAAAATCACTGACAAAATTCCTAACGACCCATTCGTATTCAGAAAAGGAATCGATCCAGCAATCACTACTAAGATCGTTGCTGCTCTTAACAAGTACCTTTCAACTGAAGAAGGAAAAACGACTTTCAAAAACATCTACGCTATCGACGGAATCGTACCTGCTTCAAACAAGGACTACGACTCTCTTCGCGCAGTTATTAAAGCTGCTAACGTAGACGTTGGTGCTCTAGTTAAGTAA
- a CDS encoding sensor histidine kinase produces the protein MSILTSTSLSKKLTLSALALTAGSILLITSVVYLTVLSFGENFLENELEEKSEFIKKALTEPIWTYDQHQIEEVGNSLLIDSKYTYITALKIETNEHSTLFEKGINNIASFGLAEKLPYTKTKTIKLFKGKQYIATISIAMTNEGYIVAIRNQLGLILVVSLLMLLLVSQLVRFYYNQTLTSPLNKILKQVHRLENEDYRMVMEEGLPDELETVSRALNQAASMIEKRNNDIMYYTNDLEKLVQERTAELEDQMSKNLNTARLAAVGEMAADVAHEINNPLTVIDLHINKLKKHELDYNLPPEAAQSVTKVQAMVKRIAKIIKGLKSLSRDGNADPKVPFSIVSMIEDVKMLVEMKIKSHDINFDISIDDHSLMAEGREVQISQVLVNLIGNAVDAIIHSPDARWITLAVKDRGDMIYFYVTDSGNGIPEGLQEKIMRPFFTTKELNKGTGLGLSISKGIIEEHEGILEYNDRSMNTQFIFTLKKIQAIQKSA, from the coding sequence ATGAGTATTTTAACTTCCACCAGTCTTTCTAAGAAATTGACCTTGTCGGCACTGGCGCTGACTGCGGGCTCGATTCTTCTCATTACGTCGGTGGTGTATCTGACAGTGCTTTCCTTCGGAGAAAACTTCCTGGAAAACGAATTGGAAGAGAAGTCGGAGTTCATTAAAAAGGCCCTGACGGAACCCATCTGGACCTATGACCAGCACCAGATTGAAGAGGTGGGGAATTCTCTCTTAATCGACAGCAAGTACACTTATATTACGGCGCTTAAGATTGAGACGAATGAGCACAGCACATTATTTGAAAAAGGGATTAACAATATCGCTTCTTTTGGCCTGGCAGAGAAGCTTCCATACACAAAAACGAAGACCATCAAGCTTTTTAAAGGCAAGCAGTACATTGCGACTATTTCCATTGCCATGACCAATGAAGGATACATCGTCGCTATTAGAAATCAGCTGGGGCTGATTCTTGTGGTGTCGCTTTTAATGCTTCTTTTGGTTTCCCAGCTTGTTCGTTTTTATTACAACCAGACACTAACATCGCCTTTGAATAAAATCCTAAAACAGGTTCACCGTTTAGAGAATGAAGACTATCGCATGGTGATGGAAGAAGGCCTTCCGGATGAGCTGGAAACCGTTTCGCGTGCCCTGAATCAGGCCGCCAGCATGATTGAAAAACGCAACAACGACATCATGTACTATACCAATGATTTAGAAAAACTGGTTCAAGAGCGAACGGCCGAACTTGAAGACCAGATGAGTAAAAACCTCAATACGGCCCGCCTGGCAGCTGTAGGGGAAATGGCCGCTGATGTGGCCCACGAAATCAATAACCCGCTCACCGTTATTGACTTACATATTAACAAATTAAAAAAACACGAATTGGACTATAACCTTCCTCCGGAAGCTGCCCAATCAGTGACCAAAGTGCAGGCGATGGTTAAGAGAATTGCCAAGATCATCAAAGGGCTAAAGTCTCTTTCCCGCGATGGAAATGCTGACCCGAAGGTGCCTTTTTCTATTGTGAGTATGATTGAAGATGTGAAGATGCTGGTTGAGATGAAAATTAAATCCCATGATATTAATTTTGATATTTCAATTGATGATCACTCACTGATGGCCGAAGGGCGTGAAGTCCAAATCTCTCAAGTGTTGGTTAATTTAATTGGAAACGCCGTCGATGCTATTATTCATTCTCCCGATGCCCGCTGGATCACATTGGCAGTTAAAGACAGGGGAGACATGATTTATTTCTATGTCACAGACAGTGGTAATGGTATTCCCGAAGGGCTGCAGGAAAAAATCATGCGTCCCTTTTTTACGACGAAAGAGCTTAACAAGGGAACCGGTCTTGGACTTTCTATTTCCAAGGGAATTATCGAAGAGCATGAAGGGATATTGGAATACAATGATCGCTCCATGAATACACAATTCATTTTTACGTTAAAAAAAATACAAGCGATTCAAAAAAGCGCGTGA
- the phnC gene encoding phosphonate ABC transporter ATP-binding protein — translation MLEIKGLEKVYPNGHHALKNVSFSVPQGEFLVVIGLSGSGKSTMLRCINRLHDPTGGEIVFHGTDTTKLKGKALRKIRSEIGMIFQHFNLIPRKTVMENVLSGNLSRTGILASIFGIHSPETRALAQKYIEIVGLKGKERNRADNLSGGQQQRVAIARALMQNPKILLADEPVASLDPATSHSVMQYLKKVNEELGVTVICNLHFLSLVRQYAHRVVALKGGKMIYDGKPLEINEEWFKTIYGEDAVEVTIN, via the coding sequence ATGTTAGAAATCAAAGGACTCGAAAAGGTTTACCCGAACGGCCACCACGCCCTGAAGAATGTCTCTTTCAGTGTGCCTCAAGGGGAATTTTTAGTTGTTATCGGTTTATCAGGTTCTGGTAAATCTACTATGCTTAGATGTATTAACCGCCTTCACGACCCGACAGGCGGGGAAATTGTCTTCCATGGGACAGATACAACAAAACTTAAAGGAAAGGCGCTTCGTAAAATCAGATCGGAAATCGGAATGATTTTCCAGCATTTCAATCTTATTCCTAGAAAAACAGTTATGGAAAACGTGCTTTCTGGAAACCTGTCTCGCACAGGAATCCTGGCAAGCATCTTCGGAATCCACTCTCCAGAGACTCGTGCTCTGGCCCAAAAGTACATTGAGATCGTAGGTCTTAAAGGAAAAGAGAGAAACAGAGCTGACAACCTTTCAGGTGGTCAACAGCAACGTGTAGCGATCGCTCGCGCACTTATGCAAAATCCAAAAATCTTACTAGCTGATGAACCGGTGGCTTCACTTGACCCGGCGACATCACACTCAGTTATGCAATACCTGAAAAAGGTTAACGAAGAACTAGGTGTAACAGTTATTTGTAACCTGCACTTCCTTTCACTTGTTCGTCAGTACGCTCACCGTGTAGTGGCACTTAAAGGCGGAAAGATGATCTACGACGGGAAACCGTTAGAGATCAACGAAGAATGGTTCAAAACTATTTACGGCGAAGACGCTGTAGAAGTAACAATTAACTAA
- the phnD gene encoding phosphate/phosphite/phosphonate ABC transporter substrate-binding protein, whose protein sequence is MKFLKRPLVGLLLIAVSTVAMAEDKLGTRDNPVKIFFTPSVDANTIATNSTSFLKFMEKETGLYFKSGIPSNFIAVVEAFGSNRADVAVMNSFGYLLANTKFGAEAKLKALRHGKDYYAGAIYVSAKSGIKDLKDLNGKKFAFTDASSTSGYLYPLKIFKDAKVQLGNTMFAQKHDNVITMIYQGQVDAGAAFYSDAFDGKIKDARESYDSIPRR, encoded by the coding sequence ATGAAGTTCTTGAAAAGACCGTTAGTGGGCCTTTTACTGATTGCTGTGTCTACTGTTGCTATGGCCGAAGACAAACTAGGTACTCGCGATAACCCAGTTAAAATTTTCTTCACGCCTTCTGTTGATGCCAACACAATTGCTACAAACTCAACTTCTTTCCTGAAATTCATGGAAAAAGAAACAGGACTTTACTTCAAGTCTGGGATTCCATCTAACTTCATCGCTGTAGTAGAAGCTTTCGGTTCAAACCGTGCTGACGTTGCGGTTATGAACTCTTTTGGTTACCTACTTGCTAATACAAAATTCGGAGCAGAAGCTAAACTTAAAGCTCTTCGCCACGGAAAAGACTACTACGCTGGAGCGATCTACGTCTCTGCAAAGTCTGGAATCAAAGACCTTAAAGACCTAAACGGAAAGAAATTCGCCTTCACAGACGCTTCTTCAACTTCTGGATACCTTTACCCGCTAAAAATCTTCAAAGATGCTAAAGTTCAACTTGGAAACACAATGTTTGCTCAAAAGCACGACAACGTCATCACTATGATCTACCAAGGTCAGGTTGATGCTGGTGCAGCTTTCTACTCTGATGCTTTCGATGGAAAAATCAAAGACGCAAGAGAGAGTTATGACTCAATTCCCAGACGTTGA